From Pseudomonas poae, the proteins below share one genomic window:
- a CDS encoding ABC transporter substrate-binding protein, with protein MTKFPSLWARVFVAALAFTAVPASFAKTPADQLIVGMSMINLLSLDPAAATGLDVSEINANLYDMLLVQDVAQPDRLVPALAERWQVSEDRKTLTFNLRDGVKFQSGNDLTAEDVAWSLQRVLKLNLALASTWKAYGFTAENVERYMRATDAATFVLELPRPTDPLLVLNTLATSPSAFILDRKKVLEHQKNNDMGAAWLVTHAAGSGAFVLNDWRANDVILMSRFDGYWGGPAKLKRIVMRNMTESQSLRLMVERGDLDIAKGMSAPDIEALQKSDKVRTQTLQRGTLYYVALSVKQPMFADARVRKAVRALIDYQGINQTVMPHYGVINQRPLPLGLPARLPDPGYTLNVEQAKAWLAEAGYPNGFKTTIRVLAEPPFINIASNLQSTLAQAGIQASIVTGTGNQIYGAMRERSFDIIVGRGGGGAERHPHSSLRTLVYNPDNRDEAKLTNFQGWRTSFYSPELNQLIEQAEVEPDAARQLAQYREIQAQVDQQVGAILPVSQMTDTVVVYSDVADFQGHTAATTRYKDVYKKR; from the coding sequence ATGACTAAATTCCCTTCGCTGTGGGCGCGGGTATTCGTCGCCGCCCTGGCGTTTACCGCAGTACCTGCAAGCTTTGCCAAAACGCCGGCCGATCAACTGATCGTCGGCATGAGCATGATCAACCTGTTGTCCCTGGACCCGGCCGCTGCCACCGGGCTGGACGTGTCGGAGATCAATGCCAACCTCTATGACATGTTGCTGGTGCAGGACGTGGCCCAGCCTGATCGCCTGGTGCCGGCGCTGGCCGAGCGCTGGCAGGTCAGTGAGGACCGCAAGACCCTGACCTTCAACCTGCGCGACGGGGTGAAGTTTCAGTCGGGCAATGACCTGACGGCCGAAGACGTCGCGTGGTCGCTGCAGCGGGTGCTCAAGCTCAACCTTGCACTGGCCTCGACCTGGAAAGCCTATGGCTTCACGGCCGAGAACGTCGAGCGCTATATGCGCGCCACGGATGCCGCGACCTTCGTACTGGAACTGCCGCGCCCGACCGACCCTTTACTGGTGCTCAACACCCTGGCGACCTCGCCGAGTGCGTTTATTCTCGACCGCAAAAAAGTCCTCGAACACCAGAAGAATAACGACATGGGCGCCGCCTGGCTGGTGACCCACGCGGCCGGCAGTGGCGCGTTCGTACTCAATGACTGGCGGGCCAACGACGTGATCCTGATGAGCCGCTTCGACGGCTACTGGGGTGGTCCGGCCAAGCTCAAGCGTATCGTCATGCGCAACATGACCGAGTCGCAATCGCTGCGTTTGATGGTCGAGCGCGGTGACCTGGACATCGCCAAAGGCATGTCCGCGCCGGATATCGAAGCCTTGCAGAAAAGCGACAAGGTACGCACCCAGACCTTGCAGCGCGGCACCTTGTATTACGTGGCACTGAGCGTGAAGCAACCGATGTTTGCCGACGCCCGTGTGCGCAAGGCGGTGCGTGCGCTGATCGACTACCAGGGTATCAACCAGACGGTCATGCCGCATTACGGCGTGATCAATCAACGGCCGCTGCCGTTGGGCCTGCCCGCACGCCTGCCGGACCCCGGCTATACCCTCAATGTCGAGCAAGCCAAGGCCTGGCTGGCCGAAGCTGGTTACCCGAACGGGTTCAAGACCACCATCCGTGTGCTGGCCGAGCCGCCGTTTATCAACATCGCCTCCAACCTGCAGTCGACCCTGGCCCAAGCCGGTATCCAGGCCAGCATCGTGACCGGCACCGGCAACCAGATCTACGGTGCGATGCGTGAGCGCAGCTTCGACATTATCGTCGGGCGTGGCGGCGGCGGGGCGGAGCGTCATCCGCATTCAAGCCTGCGCACGCTGGTGTACAACCCGGACAACCGCGATGAAGCCAAGCTGACCAACTTTCAGGGCTGGCGCACCTCGTTTTACAGCCCCGAACTGAACCAGTTGATCGAGCAGGCGGAAGTCGAGCCGGACGCCGCCAGGCAACTGGCGCAGTACCGTGAAATCCAGGCGCAGGTCGATCAGCAGGTCGGCGCGATTCTGCCGGTCTCGCAAATGACCGACACCGTGGTGGTGTACAGCGATGTGGCCGACTTCCAGGGCCATACGGCCGCGACCACGCGCTACAAAGACGTCTACAAGAAGCGCTGA
- a CDS encoding porin, which produces MNTTLRTLVTVATLSLPLCASADSASINYRHQFTEDDSAHADRIKLGYRLDSGLGFEAEMKYRTAGDRKDVAYDNMVNNGHEFTVSYNYKLSPQSTLTPAFQMDSSKDSTTYKFGLKYNYKIDDAFYVATRYRLDAKKLDRDQVNKDMPDHIKDDQTTHRFEGWLGYTPASKWAYEYQFIYFKTDYIRYDNKKSDYEQNLIVKYKLNKQWAPFMEIGDVKVNATSEDRQARWRLGVQYNFM; this is translated from the coding sequence ATGAACACCACCCTACGCACGCTCGTTACTGTCGCGACCCTCAGCCTGCCGCTCTGTGCCAGCGCTGATTCTGCCAGCATCAACTACCGCCACCAGTTCACCGAGGACGACAGCGCCCACGCCGATCGCATCAAGCTCGGCTATCGGCTGGACAGTGGTCTGGGCTTTGAAGCGGAAATGAAATACCGCACGGCGGGGGACCGCAAAGACGTCGCCTACGACAACATGGTCAACAACGGGCACGAGTTCACCGTGAGCTACAACTACAAGCTCAGCCCGCAATCGACGCTGACCCCGGCGTTCCAGATGGACAGTTCTAAAGACTCGACCACCTACAAGTTCGGCCTCAAGTACAACTACAAGATCGATGACGCCTTCTACGTCGCCACGCGCTATCGCCTGGACGCCAAGAAACTGGACCGCGACCAGGTCAACAAAGACATGCCCGACCACATCAAGGACGACCAGACCACCCACCGTTTCGAGGGCTGGCTCGGCTACACGCCGGCCAGCAAGTGGGCGTACGAATACCAGTTCATCTATTTCAAGACCGATTACATCCGCTACGACAACAAGAAGAGCGATTACGAACAGAACCTGATCGTCAAATACAAACTCAACAAGCAGTGGGCACCGTTCATGGAAATTGGCGATGTGAAAGTCAACGCCACCTCCGAAGACCGCCAGGCACGCTGGCGCCTGGGCGTTCAATACAACTTCATGTAA
- a CDS encoding FadR/GntR family transcriptional regulator, translating to MDNPNGQPTVRRRHRSLAEELVTELSRRICTGELARATKLPTESEVMAEHGVSRTVVREAISRLQAAGLVETRHGVGTFVCDIPSPSGFRIDPETIVTLQDVLAVLELRISLEVEAAGLACVGRTVEQLQVMRDSLDALNSRAVSADYAVSADFQFHQQIALATGNRYFTDIMLHLGANILPRTRVHSKRLANDNQEPYLERLSREHEDIYKAILRRDADAARAAMRLHLSNSRERMRRAYEAAAAEASKGPAAVNAPPLKPAAGLIGGRLR from the coding sequence ATGGACAACCCTAACGGCCAGCCCACGGTTCGTCGTCGGCACCGCAGCCTGGCCGAAGAGCTGGTCACCGAACTTTCCCGACGCATTTGTACCGGTGAACTGGCGCGTGCCACCAAGCTGCCTACCGAATCCGAAGTGATGGCCGAGCATGGCGTGAGCCGTACTGTGGTGCGTGAAGCCATCTCCCGTTTGCAAGCCGCGGGCCTGGTGGAAACCCGGCATGGCGTGGGCACCTTCGTGTGCGACATCCCCAGCCCCAGCGGGTTTCGGATCGACCCCGAGACCATCGTCACCCTGCAGGATGTGCTGGCGGTGCTCGAATTGCGTATCAGCCTGGAAGTCGAGGCCGCCGGCCTGGCGTGCGTGGGGCGTACCGTTGAGCAGCTGCAGGTGATGCGTGACTCGCTGGATGCGCTTAATTCACGGGCGGTCAGTGCCGACTATGCGGTGTCGGCTGACTTCCAGTTTCACCAGCAGATCGCGCTGGCCACCGGCAATCGTTATTTCACCGATATCATGCTGCACCTGGGGGCCAACATCCTGCCGCGCACTCGCGTGCATTCAAAACGCTTGGCCAACGATAACCAGGAACCTTACCTCGAGCGTTTGAGCCGCGAGCACGAAGACATCTACAAGGCGATTTTGCGCCGTGATGCGGACGCCGCCCGAGCGGCGATGCGCCTGCATTTGTCGAATAGCCGCGAGCGTATGCGTCGCGCCTATGAAGCCGCCGCCGCCGAGGCTTCGAAAGGCCCGGCCGCGGTGAACGCCCCCCCCTTGAAGCCGGCTGCCGGGCTCATCGGTGGGCGCTTGAGGTAA
- the pstB gene encoding phosphate ABC transporter ATP-binding protein PstB, with product MDCKLDKIFYGNFMAVRDSHVPIEKNKITGFIGPSGCGKSTVLRSLNRMNDLVKGFRFEGHVHFLGQDVYGKGVDPVVVRRYIGMVFQQPNPFSMSIFDNVAFGLRLNRYKGDLGDRVKHALQGAALWDEVKDKLKVSGLSLSGGQQQRLCIARAIATEPEVLLLDEPCSALDPIATRRVEELMVELKKDYTIALVTHNMQQAIRVADTTAFFSVDISQGTRTGYLVEMGPTTQIFGSPREQMTGDYISGKFS from the coding sequence ATGGACTGCAAGCTCGACAAGATTTTCTACGGCAACTTCATGGCCGTACGTGACAGCCATGTGCCGATCGAGAAAAACAAGATCACCGGTTTTATCGGGCCGTCCGGCTGCGGCAAATCCACCGTGCTGCGCAGCCTCAACCGCATGAACGACCTGGTGAAAGGCTTTCGCTTCGAGGGCCATGTGCATTTCCTCGGACAGGACGTGTACGGCAAGGGCGTCGACCCGGTGGTGGTGCGCCGCTATATCGGCATGGTGTTCCAGCAGCCGAACCCGTTTTCGATGAGCATCTTCGACAACGTCGCCTTCGGCCTGCGCCTCAATCGCTACAAGGGCGACCTGGGCGACCGCGTCAAGCATGCCCTGCAAGGCGCTGCGCTGTGGGATGAAGTCAAGGACAAGCTCAAGGTCAGCGGCCTGTCGCTCTCGGGCGGCCAGCAGCAGCGCCTGTGTATCGCCCGCGCCATCGCCACCGAGCCGGAAGTGCTGTTGCTGGATGAGCCGTGCTCGGCGCTCGACCCGATTGCTACCCGTCGGGTCGAGGAACTGATGGTCGAGTTGAAGAAGGATTACACCATCGCCCTGGTCACCCACAACATGCAGCAGGCGATCCGTGTAGCCGACACCACGGCGTTTTTCTCGGTGGATATTTCCCAGGGCACGCGCACCGGCTATCTGGTCGAGATGGGCCCGACCACCCAGATTTTCGGCAGCCCTCGCGAACAAATGACCGGGGACTACATCAGCGGCAAGTTCAGCTGA
- the pstA gene encoding phosphate ABC transporter permease PstA produces MTDLSSPITAMPSLQRKFEGRALRSLVLTTLVWAGALLASVPLISVLYMLITRGGARLSLEVFTELPPTGFETGGGFGNAMAGTFVMVGIAAAIAVPVGIMAAIFLAELGPDSKLANASRFAAKMLTGLPSILAGVFAYALVVMTTGTYSAPAGGVALAVLMLPIVVLTAEESMRMVPKIMKDAAYGMGCTRSQVIWKIVLPTGMPAILTGVMLAVARAAGETAPLLFTALFSNYWIYHDGSLAVMNPTASLAVLIYNFSGMPFDNQLELAWAASLVLVMIVLVVNIVSRIFGKPKY; encoded by the coding sequence ATGACTGACCTCTCATCCCCAATCACCGCCATGCCGAGCCTGCAGCGCAAGTTCGAGGGTCGCGCCCTGCGCAGCCTGGTGCTGACCACACTGGTCTGGGCTGGCGCGCTGCTGGCCAGCGTGCCGCTGATTTCCGTGCTCTACATGCTGATTACCCGTGGCGGCGCCCGCCTGAGCCTGGAAGTGTTCACCGAACTGCCACCTACCGGTTTCGAAACCGGCGGCGGCTTCGGCAATGCCATGGCCGGTACCTTTGTCATGGTCGGTATCGCTGCCGCAATCGCGGTGCCGGTCGGCATCATGGCCGCGATCTTCCTGGCGGAACTGGGGCCGGACAGCAAGCTGGCAAATGCCTCACGTTTTGCCGCCAAGATGCTGACGGGCCTGCCTTCCATCCTGGCCGGCGTATTCGCCTACGCCCTGGTGGTGATGACCACCGGGACCTACTCGGCACCGGCAGGTGGCGTGGCACTGGCGGTACTGATGCTGCCGATCGTCGTGCTTACGGCTGAAGAGTCGATGCGCATGGTGCCCAAGATCATGAAAGACGCCGCCTACGGCATGGGCTGCACGCGCTCGCAGGTTATCTGGAAAATCGTCTTGCCCACCGGCATGCCGGCGATCCTCACGGGTGTGATGCTGGCCGTGGCGCGTGCCGCGGGCGAAACCGCACCGCTGTTGTTTACCGCGTTGTTCAGCAACTACTGGATCTACCACGACGGCAGCCTGGCGGTGATGAATCCGACGGCATCGCTGGCCGTGCTGATTTACAACTTTTCCGGCATGCCTTTCGACAACCAGCTGGAGCTCGCCTGGGCGGCCTCGCTGGTACTGGTGATGATCGTGCTGGTCGTGAATATCGTGAGCCGTATCTTCGGCAAGCCCAAGTATTAA
- the pstC gene encoding phosphate ABC transporter permease subunit PstC, giving the protein MNTPFVVPVNPDSACQPPSTKDFLVDRTFRALARIGVVLILALVFALVFEVGRKALPGMEKHGFDVLFGSVWDVNQGKYGILPAIWGTLYSALIALLIAGFFGVSMAIFLTQDFLPAKLAAVFRTIVELLAAIPSVVYGLWGIYVVIPAIRPLTAWLNSELGWIPFFGTSLSGPGLLPAALVLAIMILPTIAAVSQDALTSVPMKTKQAAYGMGTTHWEAILKVMVPSAATGIFGSLVLGLGRALGETMALAMLVGNANNISLSLFAPANTLAALLALNFPEAGPNEIEVLMYAALVLMFITLLVNILGSMIMLYAQRGTKQ; this is encoded by the coding sequence ATGAACACACCTTTTGTCGTACCGGTTAACCCGGATTCTGCCTGCCAGCCGCCCTCTACGAAGGATTTTCTGGTTGATCGCACCTTCCGTGCGCTTGCGCGAATTGGGGTGGTACTGATTCTGGCGTTGGTCTTCGCCCTGGTCTTCGAGGTGGGACGCAAGGCCCTTCCAGGTATGGAAAAGCACGGCTTCGACGTGCTGTTCGGTAGCGTCTGGGACGTTAACCAAGGTAAGTACGGCATTTTGCCAGCCATTTGGGGCACGCTTTACAGCGCCCTCATCGCGTTGCTGATCGCAGGTTTTTTCGGCGTCAGCATGGCGATTTTCCTGACTCAGGATTTCCTGCCGGCCAAGCTGGCTGCGGTGTTCCGCACCATCGTCGAATTGCTCGCGGCCATCCCCAGCGTGGTGTACGGCCTGTGGGGCATCTACGTGGTGATCCCGGCGATTCGCCCGCTCACCGCATGGTTGAACAGTGAACTGGGATGGATCCCCTTTTTCGGCACGTCCTTGAGCGGGCCGGGGTTGCTTCCTGCGGCGCTGGTACTGGCCATCATGATCTTGCCGACCATTGCCGCCGTTTCCCAAGACGCCCTCACCAGCGTCCCGATGAAAACCAAGCAGGCCGCCTACGGCATGGGGACCACCCACTGGGAAGCGATTCTCAAGGTAATGGTGCCCTCCGCCGCCACCGGCATCTTCGGCTCCCTGGTCCTGGGCCTGGGCCGTGCGCTGGGTGAAACCATGGCGCTGGCCATGCTGGTGGGCAACGCGAACAACATTTCGCTTTCGCTGTTTGCGCCGGCCAACACCCTGGCGGCCTTGTTGGCGCTGAACTTCCCCGAAGCCGGGCCCAACGAGATCGAAGTGTTGATGTACGCCGCACTGGTGCTGATGTTCATCACGCTGCTGGTCAACATCCTCGGCTCCATGATCATGCTTTACGCTCAGCGGGGCACTAAACAATGA
- the pstS gene encoding phosphate ABC transporter substrate-binding protein PstS, translating to MKSLMKSAALAVAVSLCASSLAFADESVRLTGSGASFPAPIYLTWFKDFSKKTAGVTVDYQSKGSGAGVQDFLNKTVDFAASDSAMKDEDIAKVAEGVQLLPMTAGEIVLAFNLPGNPKELKLPRDVYSNIFLGKITKWNDPQIVAANPGLKLPDMPITVVVRADSSGTTAVFTKHLAAINAEFQKDLGEGNTVNWPASDKFIKSPKNDGVTATVRQTPGAIGYIEYGFAKLAKVDFAQLQNKAGKYVVPNAESGAEALAAVKMPESLVAWLPDPDGAKSYPITSYTWMIFRKDNGNPAKAKAMREMVEYSLTEGQKIADSMGYIPLPQSVVDQVRKASANIK from the coding sequence ATGAAAAGCTTGATGAAGTCTGCTGCACTCGCCGTTGCGGTTTCTCTTTGTGCCAGTTCCTTGGCTTTCGCTGACGAAAGCGTCCGCTTGACCGGTTCGGGTGCCAGTTTCCCGGCACCGATTTATCTGACCTGGTTCAAGGATTTCAGCAAGAAAACCGCAGGTGTCACCGTGGACTATCAATCCAAGGGCAGCGGCGCAGGTGTTCAGGACTTTTTGAACAAGACCGTTGACTTCGCCGCCAGTGACTCGGCGATGAAAGACGAAGACATTGCCAAGGTTGCCGAAGGCGTGCAGCTGCTGCCGATGACCGCCGGTGAAATCGTCCTGGCGTTCAACCTGCCGGGCAACCCTAAAGAACTCAAGTTGCCACGCGATGTGTACTCCAACATCTTCCTGGGCAAGATCACCAAGTGGAACGATCCTCAGATCGTCGCCGCCAACCCGGGCCTGAAACTGCCGGATATGCCGATCACCGTGGTGGTGCGTGCAGACTCCAGCGGTACCACTGCGGTGTTCACCAAGCACTTGGCGGCCATCAACGCTGAATTCCAGAAAGACCTGGGTGAAGGCAACACGGTTAACTGGCCAGCCAGCGACAAATTCATCAAATCGCCGAAAAACGATGGTGTGACCGCTACCGTGCGCCAGACCCCGGGCGCGATCGGCTACATCGAATACGGCTTCGCCAAGCTGGCCAAGGTTGACTTTGCCCAGCTGCAGAACAAAGCCGGCAAGTACGTCGTACCTAACGCAGAAAGCGGTGCCGAGGCGCTGGCCGCTGTGAAAATGCCGGAAAGCCTGGTGGCCTGGCTGCCTGACCCGGACGGTGCCAAGTCCTACCCGATCACTTCCTACACCTGGATGATCTTCCGCAAGGACAACGGCAACCCGGCCAAGGCCAAGGCTATGCGTGAAATGGTCGAGTACAGCCTGACCGAAGGTCAGAAAATTGCCGACTCGATGGGCTACATCCCGCTGCCGCAATCGGTGGTCGATCAGGTTCGCAAAGCTTCCGCCAACATCAAGTAA
- a CDS encoding ParB N-terminal domain-containing protein → MLPGQGGMEQAYQIALRPVCEVLQSEQVDPANVQWLCDSIIRAGHWLEPIIVERTQGIVMDGNHRLNAALQLGLCRVPCIQLDYADPRVCVRHWHTGHAFEVARIFHTIARGEIFPYKTTRHVFDPALPVIAIPLDRLYE, encoded by the coding sequence ATGCTGCCGGGGCAGGGTGGGATGGAGCAGGCCTATCAGATTGCGCTGCGGCCCGTGTGCGAAGTGCTGCAATCGGAACAGGTGGATCCGGCCAATGTGCAGTGGCTATGCGACTCGATTATCCGCGCGGGGCATTGGCTGGAACCGATCATCGTCGAGCGCACGCAAGGCATCGTGATGGACGGTAATCACCGCCTGAACGCGGCGTTGCAGTTGGGTCTGTGCCGGGTGCCGTGCATCCAGCTTGACTATGCGGACCCACGGGTGTGCGTACGGCACTGGCACACGGGGCACGCGTTTGAGGTCGCACGGATTTTCCACACCATCGCTCGCGGCGAGATCTTTCCGTACAAGACCACGCGGCACGTGTTTGATCCGGCGCTGCCGGTCATCGCGATACCGCTGGATCGCCTGTACGAATGA
- a CDS encoding CoA ester lyase, which yields MNTDRPSTTALLPISYLFVPGNRPERFAKAVEAGADAIILDLEDAVHPESKAAARAAVWAWQESTPSVASQRFIRLNSVGSALFRQDLTWLGDMRYPERCAGVFLPKAEAPQALARVVEQLLAWQPQLHIVAIIETAKGLQQVEAIAAIPGLARLAFGSLDFSLDINCAQVPEAFLYARSRIVLASRTAGLPAPIDGVTPAINDLAVVAHDSLYARSLGFGAKLCIHPAQLATVQRAFLPDAHQLAWADRVMSAVAGGSHAVQVDGEMVDLPLIEQAQRLLDLARRYAAVAKTGAC from the coding sequence ATGAACACTGATCGTCCGAGTACGACCGCCCTGCTTCCCATCAGCTACCTGTTCGTTCCGGGGAACCGCCCGGAGCGTTTTGCCAAAGCGGTTGAGGCCGGGGCGGATGCAATCATCCTGGACCTTGAGGATGCGGTTCATCCCGAGAGCAAAGCCGCTGCCCGAGCGGCCGTATGGGCGTGGCAGGAGAGTACGCCAAGCGTTGCGAGCCAGCGGTTTATCCGGCTCAACAGTGTCGGCAGCGCGTTGTTCCGTCAGGACCTCACATGGTTGGGCGACATGCGTTACCCCGAGCGTTGCGCCGGGGTATTTTTGCCCAAGGCCGAGGCTCCCCAAGCGTTGGCGCGGGTGGTCGAGCAGTTGCTGGCGTGGCAACCCCAATTGCACATTGTCGCTATCATCGAGACGGCCAAAGGCTTGCAGCAGGTGGAGGCGATTGCCGCGATACCCGGCCTGGCGCGCCTGGCCTTCGGCTCGTTGGATTTCTCCCTGGATATCAATTGCGCCCAGGTGCCTGAGGCGTTTCTGTATGCACGCAGCCGCATCGTGCTGGCCTCTCGCACTGCGGGTTTGCCGGCGCCGATCGACGGGGTTACGCCTGCAATCAACGACCTGGCGGTGGTCGCCCACGACTCGCTCTACGCTCGCTCACTTGGGTTCGGGGCCAAGCTGTGCATCCATCCGGCGCAGCTGGCGACGGTGCAGCGCGCGTTCCTGCCCGATGCGCACCAACTGGCCTGGGCGGATCGGGTGATGAGTGCCGTGGCCGGGGGGAGCCATGCGGTGCAAGTTGACGGCGAAATGGTCGATCTGCCGCTGATCGAACAGGCGCAACGCCTGCTGGATCTGGCCCGCCGATACGCGGCGGTCGCCAAGACCGGAGCCTGCTGA
- a CDS encoding Y4yA family PLP-dependent enzyme, whose translation MSIATTRLNEARTEVYLSNRLNPLLDASIAQLLHSQPDKLLELVAQHGSPLNLVWPHAFALNTCALQTVLKQHEVQHAIFYGAKANKSQCLLGAAKASGIGVDVSSIYEMHAALRAGVPADQLCATGPAKTEDFHRALVQAGALICVDSLEEFDHLKTLVETRSEAIKARVLLRYRPKNCTSSRFGMGAADLLVCLHLLTRLRAFFELEGFHFHLGGYGFESRAQAFREVTDFVDVARKMGLNPTMIDIGGGLPIRYIEPHAYALFLQNDNTPSHYYNQSVPESYYPYGSNLTASQWLTLFLESAFSPQQSIAQYLKANSITLALEPGRSLVDQAAISVFRITRSKKLADNKTVLFVEGSSFSACETWFSSEYLIDPILISTPPTSPTPMQAYIAGHSCLDDDVITHRLINFSVSPNAGDLLIYANTAGYQMDLLENEFHRHPLPRRMVATCCTQGNYAFSPDY comes from the coding sequence ATGTCTATTGCAACAACGCGCCTCAATGAAGCGCGGACCGAAGTTTATCTTTCGAACAGGCTTAATCCATTATTGGACGCAAGCATCGCACAGCTGTTACATAGCCAACCGGACAAACTGCTGGAACTCGTTGCGCAACACGGTTCCCCCCTGAATCTTGTATGGCCACATGCCTTTGCGCTGAACACCTGCGCATTGCAAACAGTGCTGAAACAGCATGAAGTTCAGCACGCGATCTTCTATGGCGCCAAAGCCAACAAGTCGCAATGTTTGCTGGGCGCGGCCAAGGCGTCCGGTATCGGCGTCGACGTTTCCAGCATTTACGAGATGCACGCAGCACTGCGCGCCGGGGTGCCGGCCGATCAGTTGTGTGCCACCGGCCCTGCCAAAACCGAGGATTTTCATCGGGCGCTCGTGCAGGCCGGCGCACTGATCTGCGTGGATTCACTGGAAGAGTTCGACCATTTGAAAACACTGGTCGAAACCCGCAGCGAGGCCATAAAAGCCAGGGTTTTGCTGCGTTACAGGCCCAAAAACTGTACGAGCAGCCGCTTCGGAATGGGCGCCGCCGACCTGTTGGTGTGCTTGCATTTACTGACCCGACTTCGGGCATTTTTTGAGCTCGAGGGTTTTCATTTCCACCTCGGTGGCTATGGGTTCGAATCTCGAGCACAGGCCTTTCGTGAAGTGACCGATTTCGTTGATGTGGCGCGGAAGATGGGGTTAAACCCGACCATGATCGATATTGGGGGCGGCTTACCCATCCGCTATATCGAGCCACACGCCTACGCTCTTTTTTTGCAGAACGACAATACTCCAAGTCACTATTACAACCAGTCAGTGCCCGAGTCTTATTACCCTTACGGCAGCAACTTGACGGCAAGCCAATGGCTGACACTATTTCTGGAAAGTGCCTTCTCGCCGCAACAGAGCATTGCCCAGTATTTGAAAGCCAACAGCATCACCCTGGCATTGGAGCCAGGCCGAAGTCTGGTGGACCAAGCCGCAATCTCGGTATTTCGCATTACACGCAGCAAAAAACTGGCCGATAACAAAACTGTCTTGTTTGTGGAAGGCAGCAGCTTCAGCGCCTGCGAAACATGGTTCTCATCCGAATATTTGATTGATCCGATTTTAATCAGTACGCCGCCAACCTCACCCACACCGATGCAAGCCTATATTGCCGGGCATAGTTGCCTGGACGACGACGTCATTACCCATCGCCTGATCAACTTTAGCGTTTCCCCCAACGCCGGCGACTTATTGATCTATGCGAATACCGCTGGTTATCAAATGGACTTGCTGGAGAACGAGTTTCATCGCCACCCGCTGCCCCGGCGAATGGTGGCGACCTGTTGCACGCAAGGTAACTACGCATTTTCACCTGACTACTAG
- a CDS encoding cysteine synthase family protein: MILTKVSELIGNTPMLGIYIPGTDARLLLKIEKNNPGGSIKDRMARNMVLAALKSGRLKPGGVVVESSSGNTGIGLAMAAVEFGLQFIAVVDHHAAQDKIAVMKALGADIRFVAGTYREDEVAVVERQRLAAELAEQIPGAVFMNQSDNAANAGGYSDFVRETIAQAEGVIGAYVGCVGTGGSMTGIARGLKQHNPDIVTVAVEPAGSIVFGHPGYPYYQSGTGTPAGDTVGLVLDYSCIDLGVQVTDSQAFETARYIARHLALLVGGSTGGAIFKALELIHKGVLSGNVVVPIADGGEKYLHTVFNDKWLEERDLLDPGVASQLDTWLGKHHWQESSSAPLQLSVA; the protein is encoded by the coding sequence ATGATACTGACCAAAGTCTCCGAACTGATTGGTAATACGCCCATGTTGGGTATTTATATACCGGGCACTGACGCCCGGCTGTTATTAAAAATAGAAAAGAATAACCCCGGCGGCAGTATTAAAGACCGCATGGCGCGCAACATGGTACTCGCCGCACTCAAGTCCGGACGCTTGAAGCCGGGCGGCGTGGTGGTGGAATCATCTTCGGGCAATACCGGCATCGGCCTGGCCATGGCCGCCGTCGAATTCGGCCTGCAATTTATCGCCGTGGTCGACCATCACGCGGCGCAGGACAAGATCGCGGTGATGAAGGCCCTGGGCGCCGATATTCGGTTTGTCGCGGGGACCTACCGCGAAGATGAAGTCGCGGTGGTAGAGCGCCAGCGCCTGGCGGCCGAGCTCGCCGAGCAGATCCCGGGCGCCGTCTTCATGAACCAGTCCGACAACGCCGCCAACGCCGGCGGCTACAGCGATTTTGTGCGGGAAACCATCGCCCAGGCCGAGGGTGTTATCGGCGCATATGTCGGCTGCGTCGGTACCGGAGGCTCAATGACCGGGATTGCCCGAGGTCTTAAACAGCACAACCCCGACATCGTGACCGTGGCAGTGGAGCCCGCAGGCTCCATCGTCTTCGGGCACCCCGGCTATCCGTACTATCAGTCCGGCACCGGCACGCCTGCCGGGGACACGGTGGGGCTGGTGCTTGATTACAGCTGCATCGACCTGGGGGTGCAGGTCACCGACTCACAAGCCTTCGAGACCGCCCGCTATATCGCCCGCCACCTTGCCCTGCTGGTAGGCGGCTCAACCGGTGGCGCGATTTTCAAGGCCCTGGAGCTGATTCACAAAGGCGTACTGAGCGGCAATGTGGTGGTGCCGATTGCCGACGGCGGCGAAAAATACCTGCACACGGTCTTCAATGATAAGTGGCTGGAGGAACGCGACTTGCTCGACCCCGGCGTCGCGTCGCAGTTGGATACCTGGCTGGGCAAGCACCACTGGCAGGAGTCCAGCTCCGCCCCGCTGCAACTCAGCGTCGCATGA